A region from the Brassica napus cultivar Da-Ae chromosome C8, Da-Ae, whole genome shotgun sequence genome encodes:
- the LOC125591158 gene encoding glucan endo-1,3-beta-glucosidase, acidic isoform-like codes for MKMSESRILYLSPMLLILLSLLMASFLDTTAAQIGVCYGRLGNPRPNPSDVVALYKQRNIKRMRLYAPDAEALNALRNSDIELILDVPKTDLERVASSQAEADAWVQNNVKNYDGVRFRYITVGNEVKPSEPAGSILFQAMQNIDSAVSGAGLGIKVSTAIDMGATTDTYPPSHGRFTDEYKNFLQPVIDFLVSKQSPLLLNNYPYFSYKDNMDSIPLEYALFKPTPVVNDDSYSYTNLFDANLDAVYAALEKSGGGSLEIVVSESGWPTEGGPGTSVDNAMTYVNNLIQHVKSGTPRKPGKAIETYIFAMFDENQKGPPELEKFWGMFLPSQQPKYDVKFN; via the exons ATGAAAATGTCTGAATCAAGGATCTTATACTTATCACCAATGTTGCTGATTCTTCTCAGCCTTCTAATGGCTTCCTTCTTGGACACCACGG CTGCACAAATCGGAGTATGCTACGGGAGGTTAGGCAATCCCCGGCCAAATCCATCAGACGTTGTGGCTCTTTACAAGCAGCGCAACATCAAGAGGATGCGGCTTTACGCTCCAGACGCAGAGGCTCTCAACGCTCTCCGCAACTCCGACATCGAGCTCATCCTCGACGTTCCCAAAACAGACCTCGAACGTGTCGCCTCCAGCCAAGCGGAGGCCGACGCGTGGGTCCAAAACAATGTCAAGAACTACGACGGTGTCAGGTTCCGTTACATCACGGTCGGAAACGAGGTGAAACCCTCGGAGCCAGCCGGTAGTATTCTCTTCCAGGCCATGCAAAACATCGATAGCGCGGTTTCTGGAGCAGGCCTCGGGATCAAGGTGTCGACGGCTATAGACATGGGAGCCACCACGGACACGTACCCTCCCTCGCACGGAAGATTCACGGATGAGTACAAGAACTTTCTCCAACCGGTGATAGATTTCTTGGTAAGCAAGCAATCTCCTCTGCTTTTGAATAACTACCCTTACTTCAGCTACAAGGACAACATGGACTCCATCCCCCTTGAGTACGCTTTGTTCAAACCGACCCCTGTAGTCAATGACGACTCATACTCTTACACAAACCTCTTCGACGCCAATCTTGACGCGGTCTACGCAGCACTGGAGAAATCAGGCGGAGGGTCGTTGGAAATCGTGGTGTCGGAGAGTGGTTGGCCCACGGAGGGAGGACCAGGGACTAGTGTGGATAATGCGATGACTTATGTTAATAATTTGATACAACATGTGAAGAGTGGAACTCCGAGAAAGCCAGGGAAAGCTATAGAGACTTATATATTCGCTATGTTTGATGAGAATCAGAAGGGTCCTCCCGAGCTTGAGAAGTTTTGGGGGATGTTTCTTCCTAGTCAACAGCCTAAGTATGATGTTAAGTTCAACTAA
- the LOC106427795 gene encoding uncharacterized protein LOC106427795, with translation MVLVTHKLQSSHVLFPWSSPTWTKGLVTTVHFAGRKEKHLRLKAKSLRVTSFKGGFQISESGGRERGKKATNNNSVKLSYRSDDIENNVDSSSKSQNTSVSYTSETEDSITGQPAIQKLFKKWLSLLLTQSPIQVIDEALEGEHVPHTKKLETVTEIRKTESLQSTNNRFWTWFWSLDTAIKIPLLLFVPAFLAYNAIYGAEVTKESSPLWIVGPLIVAFYIKTFQGLCALYAFCFNQTTKVIRNLPSYYIIAYHYISHGKLKDDLRALVTRPIVNTDYRELTRTKLKQVQEWIIERYLDFVESIWPYYCRTIRFLKRANLI, from the exons ATGGTGTTGGTAACTCATAAACTGCAG AGTTCACATGTCTTGTTTCCTTGGAGTTCACCAACATGGACCAAAGGCTTGGTTACGACGGTGCACTTTGCTGGGAGGAAAGAAAAGCATTTACGATTGAAAGCAAAGTCTTTGAGGGTTACGTCTTTCAAAGGCGGCTTCCAAATTAGCGAATCTGGGGGACGTGAGCGTGGGAAGAAAGCTACTAATAACAACTCAGTTAAACTATCTTACCGTTCAGATGATATCGAAAATAATGTGGATAGCTCTTCAAAGTCACAAAACACATCGGTTTCATACACCTCGGAAACAGAGGATTCAATCACAGGGCAACCTGCTATTCAGAAGCTGTTCAAGAAATGGTTATCACTGTTGCTCACACAATCACCTATTCAAGTCATTGACGAGGCTTTGGAAGGAGAACATGTTCCACATACGAAGAAGCTAGAAACTGTAACAGAGATCCGGAAAACAGAAAGCCTTCAGAGTACAAACAATAGATTTTGGACCTGGTTTTGGAGTTTAGACACAGCTATCAAGATTCCGTTGCTCTTATT TGTTCCGGCTTTCCTTGCTTATAACGCAATCTATGGAGCTGAAGTTACAAAGGAGTCATCTCCTTTGTGGATTGTTGGACCTTTGATCGTCGCCTTTTATATCAAAACGTTTCAAGGACTATGTGCACTTTACGCTTTCTGCTTCAACCAAACCACCAAAGTGATAAGAAACCTACCATCTTATTACATTATAGCATACCATTACATTTCCCATGGTAAGCTTAAAGACGACCTGAGAGCTCTAGTGACTCGACCAATAGTGAACACTGACTACAGAGAGCTCACACGCACCAAACTGAAACAGGTCCAAGAATGGATCATTGAGAGATACTTGGATTTTGTTGAATCTATATGGCCTTATTACTGCAGAACTATCAGATTCCTGAAGAGGGCTAACCTCATTTGA
- the LOC125591161 gene encoding uncharacterized protein LOC125591161 translates to MDPAEERRRSKRQHDHINMLGFVSDSEYGIPKRCPCGGRIIDEVRRKDDYDTLPGKRFFTCKNYEADGFHYRQPWVIGVQEEIERLTKRVEEAEEVMLGSSNICKLIDRLEVSDNTFSILVWYVLRD, encoded by the exons ATGGATCCGGCAGAGGAGAGAAGACGTTCAAAGAGGCAACATGATCACATAAACATGCTAGGGTTCGTCAGCGATTCAGAGTACGGGATTCCCAAAAGGTGTCCATGTGGTGGGAGAATCATCGATGAGGTTCGCCGGAAGGACGACTACGACACTCTTCCGGGGAAGCGGTTCTTCACATGCAAGAACTACGAG GCTGATGGATTCCACTATCGTCAGCCTTGGGTGATAGGTGTGCAGGAGGAGATCGAAAGGTTGACTAAGCGGGTGGAGGAGGCTGAAGAAGTGATGTTGGGGTCGTCGAATATCTGTAAACTGATCGACAGACTGGAGGTTAGTGACAACACATTTTCAATACTTGTGTGGTATGTTTTGCGTGACTAA
- the LOC106350003 gene encoding glutathione S-transferase T3-like — protein sequence MEPFSYNSPGFVNLLASQSSPPKDVDSAEAVGNSPGLVKPLERRKWVVKEDLVLISAWLNTSKDPIVANEQKAGAFWKRIEEYFNSSPQLIGAVPREWSQCKQRWKRVNGEVCKFVGCHEAALKEQTSGQNENDVMKAAHDIFLNDFNVKFALEHCWRELRFDQKWRSHALSKDGGKEKRKEACPEVVADDEEVRPPGVKASKAAKRKKHGNEAAYDQIETMLALKNNISKQKILDRLIGKNEETLSDQEKSLKYKLIGQRVQVTGWSEGVGGDQSLQEKKTPMSSSSSDEVDEALEEMVDQVVDNFIDSVIHAHPNKPTRRAYNERNREQGHNQL from the exons atggaacctTTCTCCTACAACTCTCCCGGGTTTGTTAACCTTTTAGCTTCGCAGAGCAGTCCCCCAAAAGACGTGGACTCTGCTGAGGCAGTTGGTAACTCACCCGGGTTAGTTAAACCTTTGGAAAGAAGAAAGTGGGTTGTCAAAGAAGACCTTGTGCTCATTAGCGCTTGGTTGAACACGAGCAAGGATCCCATAGTCGCTAATGAGCAGAAGGCAGGGGCGTTTTGGAAGAGAATAGAGGAGTATTTTAACTCAAGCCCTCAGCTCATTGGCGCCGTTCCTAGAGAATGGAGTcaatgtaagcagaggtggaAAAGGGTGAATGGGGAAGTGTGCAAGTTCGTGGGTTGCCATGAAGCCGCTTTGAAGGAGCAGACAAGCGggcaaaatgagaatgatgtcaTGAAAGCTGCACATGACATCTTCTTAAATGACTTTAATGTCAAGTTCGCACTTGAACATTGCTGGAGGGAGCTGAGATTTGATCAGAAATGGAGGTCACACGCGTTGTCGAAAGATGGTGGAAAGGAGAAGAGGAAGGAAGCATGTCCGGAGGTGGTGGCTGACGATGAAGAGGTGAGGCCTCCTGGTGTAAAGGCGAGCAAAGCAGCGAAGCGCAAGAAACACGGGAATGAAGCAGCTTATGATCAAATAGAAACCATGCTAGCTCTGAAAAATAACATTTCCAAACAAAAGATCCTTGATCGTCTCATTGGCAAAAATGAGGAGACTCTTTCTGATCAAGAAAAATCCCTTAAGTATAAACTAATTG gtcagagagtgcaggtcacgggttggAGTGAAGGTGTTGGAGGTGATCAGTCGTTGCAG gaaaaaaaaacaccaatgtcttcctcatcaagtgaTGAAGTTGACGAAGCTTTAGAAGAAATGGTCGACCAAGTAGTTGATAATTTCATCGACTCAGTGATTCATGCTCATCCCAACAAGCCGACGAGAAGAGCTTATAACGAAAGAAATCGGGAACAAGGACACAATCAACTATGA
- the LOC106427793 gene encoding oxysterol-binding protein-related protein 3B-like, protein MEYSHLLDMADKTDDPYMRMVYASSWAISVYYAFQRTWKPFNPILGETYEMANYNGVNFISEQVSHHPPMSAGHAENEHFTYDCTSKLKTKFLGNSIDVYPVGRTRVTLKRDGVVLDLVPPLTKVHNLIFGRTWVDSPGEMIMTNLTTGDKVVLYFQPCGWFGSGRYEVDGYVYNASEEPMILMTGKWNESMSYQQCDGEGEPLPGTELKEVWKLADVPKDDKYQYTHFAHKINSFDTAPKKLLPSDSRLRPDRYALEMGDMSKSGNEKSSLEERQRAEKRTREEKGQSFTPKWFDITEEVTPTPWGDLEVYQFNAKYSEHREAADSSEDNTDPKSIQFNPWQFQDLST, encoded by the exons ATGGAATATTCGCATCTATTAGACATGGCAGACAAAACCGATGACCCTTATATGCGCATGGTGTATGCCT CATCATGGGCTATCTCTGTGTACTATGCTTTCCAACGTACCTGGAAACCGTTCAATCCAATCCTCGGAGAGACTTATGAGATGGCTAATTACAATGGTGTTAACTTCATCTCTGAACAG GTCAGCCATCATCCGCCAATGAGCGCTGGTCATGCTGAAAACGAGCATTTCACTTATGACTGTACATCAAAACTGAAAACAAAGTTTCTGGGCAATTCCATTGACGTTTACCCAGTAGGAAG GACACGAGTGACACTAAAAAGAGATGGAGTGGTTCTTGACTTGGTACCTCCTCTAACCAAAGTTCACAACCTAATCTTTGGACGAACTTGGGTGGATTCTCCTGGGGAAATGATCATGACCAACCTGACCACAGGTGACAAAGTTGTGCTGTACTTCCAACCGTGTGGCTGGTTCGG ATCTGGTCGATATGAAGTGGACGGATATGTCTACAACGCCTCTGAGGAGCCCATGATACTCATGACCGGTAAATGGAACGAGTCCATGAGCTATCAGCAGTGTGATGGTGAAGGCGAACCTCTCCCGGGAACCGAACTAAAGGAG GTCTGGAAACTCGCTGATGTTCCAAAGGATGACAAGTACCAATACACACACTTTGCTCACAAGATCAACAGCTTTGACACTGCCCCGAAAAAGCTGTTGCCCTCTGATTCACGGTTACGCCCTGACAGATACGCGCTAGAGATGGGCGACATGTCCAAATCCGGCAATGAGAAGAGCAG CTTGGAAGAGAGGCAGAGAGCTGAAAAGAGAACCCGCGAAGAGAAAGGTCAAAGCTTTACTCCCAAGTGGTTTGATATAACCGAAGAAGTCACTCCTACACCATGGGGGGATCTTGAAGTTTACCAGTTCAACGCAAAGTACTCAGAACATAGGGAAGCTGCGGATAGCTCTGAAGACAACACCGACCCTAAGTCAATCCAGTTCAACCCATGGCAATTTCAAGATTTGTCTACTTAA